From Cetobacterium sp. ZOR0034, the proteins below share one genomic window:
- the mobB gene encoding molybdopterin-guanine dinucleotide biosynthesis protein B yields the protein MDKIKNIDALILAGGKSSRMNFLDKALLKYDKSRTFLEKITDDLEKFENIMVSINKNQNFLIPRGTIVTDSSENSGPIEGIYQGLLSTKSDFIFVTTCDMPNITKEFVDFILQFASHDYDAVIIKDSKGKTYPLFGIYNKSSLSTIEGLIMDKNYRLQDLLAELNVKYISLSNTTFDSHRLLKSIDTEEELKFNSIFLGHTPFIAICGAKNSGKTMLIEELLKHFNDAGYKVGTIKFSPEYDLGALDKDVNRYNKGGAKGSLLFSKNSYILLKDRINNNFFQYLSYFKDFDIVLLEDFKHEPFPKIEILKEGVSLSPSANPTNLLFYVSDSAEILENDSTKSINLKDTISIFKEILKITNL from the coding sequence ATGGATAAAATTAAAAATATTGATGCTTTGATTCTTGCTGGTGGAAAAAGTTCTAGAATGAACTTTCTAGACAAAGCCCTACTTAAATATGACAAGAGTAGAACCTTTTTAGAAAAAATAACTGATGATCTTGAAAAATTTGAAAACATTATGGTTTCAATAAATAAAAATCAGAACTTTTTAATACCTAGAGGAACAATAGTTACTGATAGCTCTGAAAACTCAGGACCTATTGAAGGAATATACCAAGGACTTTTAAGTACAAAATCAGACTTTATTTTTGTTACAACTTGTGACATGCCAAATATTACAAAAGAGTTTGTTGATTTTATTTTACAATTTGCCTCACACGACTACGATGCTGTAATAATTAAAGATAGCAAAGGGAAAACTTATCCACTATTTGGAATCTATAATAAAAGTTCTTTGAGTACTATCGAAGGACTTATTATGGATAAAAACTACAGACTTCAAGATCTTTTAGCTGAGCTGAATGTAAAATATATATCTTTAAGTAATACTACCTTTGACTCTCATAGACTCCTAAAAAGTATTGATACTGAGGAAGAATTGAAATTTAACTCTATTTTTCTAGGACATACACCTTTTATAGCTATCTGTGGTGCAAAAAATAGTGGAAAAACTATGTTGATTGAAGAACTATTAAAACATTTTAATGATGCTGGTTACAAAGTTGGAACTATAAAATTTAGTCCTGAATATGACTTGGGTGCTTTAGACAAAGATGTAAATAGATATAATAAAGGTGGCGCAAAGGGAAGCCTACTTTTCTCTAAAAATAGTTACATTCTTCTGAAAGATCGAATAAATAATAATTTTTTCCAATACTTAAGCTATTTTAAAGATTTTGATATTGTATTGTTAGAGGATTTCAAACACGAACCTTTCCCTAAAATAGAGATTTTAAAAGAGGGTGTTTCTCTTTCACCATCGGCAAATCCTACTAATCTTTTATTTTATGTGAGTGATTCAGCTGAAATCTTAGAAAATGATTCAACTAAATCTATAAATCTAAAAGATACAATCTCTATTTTTAAAGAGATTTTAAAAA